A part of Oncorhynchus kisutch isolate 150728-3 linkage group LG2, Okis_V2, whole genome shotgun sequence genomic DNA contains:
- the LOC109907791 gene encoding zinc-binding protein A33, whose amino-acid sequence MYKNHIKDTNNNYNKSLLPDHKEKLIQAIKRIKHEVDECWEAERETYIWSVGVERCFDNLEREVRAEFQNLHRFLDEEETMDMERLKKEKEKRVKLLREREKKIAMQGRDLERGIATLNNKLAEEDSPRLLKEIQDLLKRSQVTFIPPPQVDVEVRSAHFVGPIQYRIWKHMKSCLYPNITEVTFDPETAHPLLTLSPSCTSVWFEEDKVMPKASEEEQPPNPRCFHYYYSVMGREGFITGRHYWEVEVGRKTAWRLGVAREDVHRGEMDSSGTSNGLWTLSLKGGAILACTDPKPTKVPVSIRPVRIGVFLDCEKEEVAFYNAVTMTPLYTFSMETVFVPLIPFYNPCDTDDGRNLGPLNLFSPSI is encoded by the exons ATGTACAAAAATCACATAAAAGACACCAACAACAACTACAATAAAAGCCTTCTCCCTGACCATAAG GAGAAGCTGATCCAGGCTATTAAAAGAATAAAGCATGAGGTAGACGAGTgctgggaggcagagagagagacgtacaTATGGTCTGTTGGTGTAGAG aGATGTTTTGATAATCTGGAACGGGAGGTCCGAGCTGAGTTCCAGAACCTCCATCGCTTCCTGGACGAAGAGGAGACCATGGACATGGAGCGActgaagaaggagaaagagaagagggtgaagctgcttagggagagagagaagaagatcgCCATGCAGGGAAGAGATCTAGAGAGAGGCATTGCCACGCTAAACAACAAACTGGCCGAGGAAGACAGTCCCAGACTGCTCAAA GAGATTCAAGACCTCTTGAAAAG GTCCCAGGTGACTTTCATACCGCCTCCGCAGGTGGATGTGGAGGTGCGATCAGCACACTTTGTGGGGCCCATCCAGTACAGGATATGGAAACACATGAAGAGCTGCCTGTACCCAA ATATCACTGAAGTGACCTTTGACCCAGAGACAGCCCaccccctcctcactctctcccccagctGCACTTCTGTGTGGTTCGAGGAGGACAAAGTTATGCCCAAGGCCTCGGAGGAGGAGCAGCCCCCCAACCCCCGCTGCTTCCACTACTACTACAGTGTCATGGGCCGAGAAGGTTTCATCACCGGACGCCATTACTGGGAGGTGGAGGTGGGCCGCAAGACAGCGTGGCGGCTGGGTGTGGCCAGGGAGGACGTCCACCGGGGGGAGATGGACTCCAGCGGGACCAGTAACGGTCTCTGGACCCTATCCCTGAAGGGAGGGGCCATCTTGGCCTGTACAGACCCCAAACCCACCAAGGTCCCGGTGTCCATCAGGCCCGTCCGGATCGGAGTGTTCTTAGACTGTGAGAAGGAGGAAGTAGCGTTCTATAACGCTGTTACCATGACGCCGCTGTACACATTCTCCATGGAAACGGTGTTCGTTCCGCTGATCCCCTTCTATAACCCATGTGACACGGACGATGGGAGGAACCTGGGTCCCCTAAACCTCTTCAGCCCCTCTATATGA